The DNA region ACCGGTAGAGCTCTGTCCCCTGCAGGTCCTGCCCGCTCAGTCATTTGCCGTGTGAACTCGGTTTGGAAGAGGCATGTGGCAGTGCCATGTCTGCTTTTACCTGTCCTCCTCCTGTGTGAACCACAGAGGTTCCTTTTGCTGCATTAGCCCCCTCGGTCACCCCCTGAGCCTGTCAGCCACGGGCAGGGGGTgcttgctgctccctgtgggcaCTAACAGCCCTCCTTGGGGGGCTGCTCGGCCTGCAGGGTCAGTGCCGAGGCAGTCGCCCTCTTCTGATGCCGCCACTTCGCCCGACGATTTTTAAACCAAACCTGGAAAGTGCAAAACAGGAAAAGGGCTCTTGCATGTCAGGTGTTACTGGGAGGGGGACAGGCAGTGGCCCTCCTGGGCTGTAAGGACTGTAAGGATGGAAAGGCTGATACAAAATGTAATCAGTGCTCAGGTACATGTGAGGGGCACAAGGGAGCTGGGACAAGTTCAGAAGTCACGCAGATCACTTAGGTAAGGAACACACCCTTGGGTGCAGGGgatgggcagcagagctgggcatgtCTGTATGTGACAGGTGGTTCTGGGAGAGAGACATCATGTGAGTCTGTGGGACTGGGTGCCAGTACAAATTAGCCCAGCTGAAATGGTTTATGTTTTTCCATTGCTCACCAAACTTAAACTCTCTTTTGTCAAACACACAAGGATGGATGTTAAAATGAGGCCGTGGGTCTGCAGCTCCCCAAAACAGACAGCACAATGCCCCAGTGTGttcctggggggctgcaggcacacaggagctctgccctcagcaggATCTCACCTCCACGCGCTCCTCCTTGAGGTGGATGCGGTTTGCCAGGTGCTCGCGGGTCACCACGTCCGGGTACTGGTTCTGGTGGAACAGCGTCTCCAGcgcctgcagctgctcctcgcTGAAGATGGTGCGGTGCCGGCGCGTGCGgcgctgcagctgctgctgcaggctctgcagctgctgcaggctctgcagctcgCCTGCCTtctcctgggagctcctgcacaCCCTGAGCGCCGGCTGCAGGAGCCGCATGGGCCAGGGCAGCCGCGCAtctgccaggggacagggacagcagcggGGTTACAGGCTCAAACACTGCCGTGCTCaaggcagctcaggcagcagttgtatccctgctgctgtttgggagGAGGCAGCCAGGTAGTGGGTGCCAAGCTGAGTGGTCACTGTGCAAGTGGGACAAGAGTTTAGGGCATGACTCTGGGAGAAGGATGCAGGTGGTGAGCACtggttgggttttctttgtttgcttacCAGTTGCACTATGGCCAGCTCCAGAAAATAACTGCAAACTCACAGCCCAGCAAAGATCTGTGTTTCAGCCCTGACACAAGGGAATTCTGAACTTTCAGGATGCTATTGAACTGCATTTTTACAGGGTTtgctactttttattttccacagtaATTTTGCTAGATGTAGCCAAAATTCTTTTCCCTAAAGGATAAGTGAggttccccagggctggtgatgtcaggaagcacaggcacagccctgcacatgGGCAGTGTGGCCATGGGGCCCCACACTCCACAGAGAGCTTTCACCCCTAGAAGCATCATTCTCTCAAGAGTTTCTCACTAACCAGTAATATCCACTAACAGTCAGCACCCTCTGCTTTTCAAGCCCTGGCAGCATTTCAGGTGAAAGTTTCCACTCTTAGGAGCCTGCTGCGAACAGCTCAGACTGCTGGGCCTCGGCCCCAAGACCACCATGGCCAGATGCCATATTGCCACTTGACACCCTGGttttcccctgctcccagcactggcaccagCCCCTCTGTGAGCCCCACACCTGAACCAAACCCAAactcacccagcccagcactcaCCCAGCCCAATATTCACCCAGCCCAACACTCACCCAGCCCAACACTCACCCAGCcaagctggcagctcctgcagggaacGGGCACTCgtgtgagagcagcagcagcagctgcagcctgccccttccagctcttcctcttcttcctcctcctcctcctcctgcagggagctggctgggatggTCTCCAGCTCGCAGGGCCTCGGGGGTGTGCAGTCCAGGATGCTCCGCAGGCACAGTGGCACCAAGACCTGGGGGCTCTTCTCCGCGGGGCTGGAGAGGATGTCCTCGATGCTGAACGGACGTGGCTTCTTCAGGCCTCTCCTGCCAGCctcaggccctggcactggctCTGCAGACATCCTGGGCAAAcaggcagcccagctgggggGCTTTGCTCTCCCTTCACTGGCTCCCTAGTGGGGCTGTGCTAGGGAAAGGACAGCTCATGTGGCTTTTAAAATGGACTGGCAAAGCCATCCAGAACCATGGCTTTGTCTTGGCATTTCAAGTGACTGTCATTTTTGCAgctgagtttttattttatacacacacactctttctctccctctgacCTAGCTGTGTTATGACTGAAGCCACTCTAAATATATATAGTGAGAGAGATATAATCCCTTTGGAAAGAAAACCGTAAACCCCcctgcaaataaaataaattctaacTAATCTTGGCAGCTTTGTGAAGGGTTAGTGTGGATCTAAGATTTAGCTAATCCCACAAAAATGACTGGAGAAGGAAATCTGATTTCTCCATCTCGGGTGTAGATTTGAGGTGGTTATGATCTCCATTGTGCTGCAGCTCCTATCCAAGGAAGGGGGAGGATGGCTGTTCCCAGCCCGGAAATGGACCAGAGGATTAAGTCCTTAAAAGAAGCAAATTATCCCTTTCTCTGGCCAAATGAAAGCTTTCCCATCAAAAGAGAGCTGTCATATCATACAATATGAGAGAAGAGGGAGTTCAGCTtaataaaaaatcatttttaatGACAGCACAGCCTTTGGCTTTGCCAGAATTCTCTGTGAAagttgatttattttctgctgaaagcagagaaattgtattttccctccttcccctttcccccatcTCTGCTGCCCTAATCACTGTAATAATGCAGATGCTTTGCATGTATCCAACATATTCTTTGTAAGGATTCAAAGCCCTTAATAAATTAGATTATGAGCtgcttgcagcagctctgcaccacAGCTTATTGGCATGGAACAACCTCCCATGCAGCTGAGCCGTGctctgggaggggaagggaaggggaggattGTTGCTGCTGGTGCCTCTGCATGCTCTCAGCGAGGTCTCACAGCCATCCAGGCAGGAGTGTGGACTCGGTACCACAGCCAACTTTCCCAAAGCCAGTTCAATTCCCAGATCCTGCCCAGCCAGAGAAGTTGGGGAGAGGCCATGGCCAAGATTCAGGACGGGAAGGGAAGCCTGACTCTGCCCCTCCCGAGGACAAACAGCAAAGCCTGGCAGCTGCAATTCACAGGAGGAGAGAGAACATCTTGCATCCTGTGTTTTTAACTGACTGAGTAGCTGGGAATAAAATAGAGAAGGTGTGGCTGAGGTCAGGTTGCTTAGCAAAGTTTAAGCCCAAGTTCCCTTGCCCTCAGTGCAGTTTAAGCCCAGGTGAGAAGTGAGGCTCACATGGGGAGCACTCACACCTGGTGTTTCCTTGCAGTCCCACTCATGGTACCCCAAGGAGACACACGGGTGGGTGCTGTGAAACCACTGCACACCAAAgaccctgcacagcccagcaatGCCTCCAGCATCCTGCAAAACCTACAGCCACTCCCCAGGACAGCCTCTCTCAGTCCCTTCTCTCGTCATCCCTGCTTATTGCCTGCCCTTCCTCAACTGCAGGCCCCTCAGTGCTGGGAAGAGATGCCCCATTGCTGTTCTACTTGTGACTCGCTTCAAAccaaactgctgcttttccttccatccCTTTATTTGCCTCTCCTTCAGCTGTTCCAATGGTGTAACTTGGATCATAACTGAGCTCTGCAAACCTTTACCTTTTGGGACGAAGGCACCTTTGTAGCTGCTCAGTCTGGACGTGTTCACTCTGCCCTGCCAAGGTCTCAGCGCCCCAGAGAGGCACTGGGGGTGCCCTAATTCCAGAGATCACTGAAACTGCTCCCAGCTTTTATTCATGTACCCAAGCACTGACACGAGGGGTGGATGTGGGGCCGGGTTCTGCTCCCCACTCTGTGCTGGTCCAGAGGGGCCACAGGGCTGGTGAGCTGGAACATGCCACGGGCAGGGGCAGGATCTGACCAGCTCTGTTCAGATGCCTGAAGAGGATTAATTCTCCTTCCCCATCCTTAACAAAGGATGCCTTTCCCTGGGcatcctgtcccagccctgccttcccaCCACACATGCACTTAGCCTATTAGGATCTCAGCTGAttgctttctttcattcttCCCATACCTTTCACTACAGAAAATGGACTGGTAATACTTCTTTTATCAAAGAATTATGGGATTTAGGACCCAGATTGTACAAAGAGACTTTTGATAGCTGCTGGTAATCA from Camarhynchus parvulus chromosome 15, STF_HiC, whole genome shotgun sequence includes:
- the GSC2 gene encoding LOW QUALITY PROTEIN: homeobox protein goosecoid-2 (The sequence of the model RefSeq protein was modified relative to this genomic sequence to represent the inferred CDS: inserted 1 base in 1 codon; deleted 3 bases in 2 codons; substituted 1 base at 1 genomic stop codon), whose product is MSAEPVPGPEAGRRGLKKPRPFSIEDILSSPAEKSPQVLVPLCLRSILDCTPPRPCELETIPASSLQEEEEEEEEEELEGAGCSCCCCSHTSARSLQELPAWLDARLPWPMRLLQPALRVCRSSQEKAGELQSLQQLQSLQQQLQRRTRRHRTIFSEEQLQALETLFHQNQYPDVVTREHLANRIHLKEERVEVRSCXGELLCACSPPGTHWGIVLSVLGXLQTHGLILTSILVCLTKESLSLVSNGKHKPFQLG